A window of Oncorhynchus tshawytscha isolate Ot180627B linkage group LG10, Otsh_v2.0, whole genome shotgun sequence contains these coding sequences:
- the LOC121847512 gene encoding uncharacterized protein LOC121847512 encodes MSRHLQSLPMQSPHKQTKTVTESPTNQGPSSVVSGSSDLRTHGHGRRFWTVKDPGHRLGNIAAPRQSWRQRKLSGGDMRRQRGSARGRPKTFWGGHTGSVAESGWRPEPTPRAYCKKRSTGQAPCYAVKRKVSPVRTHSPVGYRPAPRQCQVRVGIQPGCVVPAQRVWSPVHRFGPGYPALALRAVSPRCWEGAVHSMPALRPFRANVGIEPKGEV; translated from the exons ATGAGCCGACATTTGCAGAGTTTACCGATGCAGTCCCCACACAAGCAG acgaaaaccgttacagaatcacccaccaaccaaggaccaagcagcgtggtatcaGGCAGCAGCGATCTCcggactcatggacatgggaggagattttggacggtaaaggaccctgggcacaggctggggaatatcgccgccccaaggcagagctggaggcagcgaaagctgagcggcggcgatatgaggaggcagcgcggCAGCGCGAGAGGCAGAcccaaaacattttggggggggcacacggggagtgtggcagagtcaggttggagacctgagcccactcctcgtgcttactgtaagaagcgcagtactggtcaggcaccgtgttatgcggtcaagCGCAAGGTGTCGCCAGTACGCACTCATAGCCCGGTGggctataggccagccccccgcCAGTGCCAAgtgagagtgggcatccagccagggtgtGTTGTGCCAGCCCAGCGTGTTTGGTCTCCGGTACACCGTTTCGGCCCAGGCTATCCTGCActggctctgcgtgctgtgtctccgaggtgctgggagggtgcagtgcattctatgcctgcgctccgcccgttccgggcgaatgtgggtattgagcctaagggagaggtgtga